The Candidatus Omnitrophota bacterium DNA window AACCGTGTAAGAACCAACGTGGGGGGTAAGCATAACTTGCGGATATTTTATCAACGGCCCAGCATATGGCTCCTCTTCAAATACATCAAGCCATGCCCCTGCAATGCGTTTTTCCTCCAGCGCCTTTACGAGAGCGTCTTCATTTACAGCTCCGCCGCGTGCCGCATTAAGGATAAATGCGCCTTTTTTTATCTTCCGCAATTCATTCTTTCCAATAATACAATTGTTCCCACTGGAATGTATACTGATAATATCGGCTTCTGACAATGCCTTCTCAAGCGATAGGGTTGTTACATTAGCATCGCTATTCTTTATAAGCGGGTCTACTACCAATACCCTTACTCTAAAAGGTATAAGCAGCTGGCTTAATCTTCTGCCTATGCGCCCAAAACCTACGATTACCACTGTCTTCCCTTCAAGCAGGAAGCCTATCCGCTTGGCCCATCTGCCTTTATGAAGTTCATTGTCCATAAAAGGCACGGCCCTTATAAGACTCAGTATGGCTGCCAGTGTAAGTTCGGCAACAGAATTTACTGGAGCGTCCGGAGTTGAACATACTGTAATTCCTAATTCCTCGGCTGCCGCAAGATCCACATTAGACATCCCGGAACCACATCTGGATATAACCTTTAATCTGGATTTAGACATTATTTCTTTGTCTAGAATTTCTAATCCTGCAATCAAACCTGTTATGCCCTTTGACAATAATCCTAACAGTTCAGGTTTTGTTAGCCGGCGCTTATAAGGATTATCCATTACTTCACACCCTGCATTTTTAAGCATATCTAAGGGTTCCGTGTCAGTAGCTGCAAAAGATGAGGTGCTTATAAGTATCTTTTCTCCGAAAAATTGCTTCATACAAACATTATCCTTTTCGTTTTTTAAACCACATCCAGGTATAGATAAGATGGTCCATTATCATGTGGATATCCTCAACGGGCCCATATTCGCCTTTCGGCGTATTCACATGTACGCAGATATCGCTTATTTCCTTTAATTTACCTCCGTCAAAGCCGACAAGGCCTATAACTCTGCCTCCTCGTTTTTTGACCCATCTTGCGGCATTTACAACATTAGGGGAATTGCCGCTTGCCGAAATGGCTACAAGCTTATCGCCCCGCTTGTAATAGAGATTGAGCTGTCTGATAAAAATATTGTCATAACCGGAATCGTTTGCAATGGCAGTTATGGATGAAACATTGTCGGTAAGAGATATTGCGCGAAACGGCAGCTTCTCATCCTTGCGCGTCCCTAATCCAAAATCGTTTGCCATGTGCGAAGCCGTTGATGCAGAGCCGCCGTTGCCTATGAAAAACACGGTATTGCGATTTTTATGCGCCTTGTCAAATTCCCTGACGATACCTTCTATCACACCCATGTCAAGCCGGTCCATCAGGCCGCACAGATACCTGAAATAACCCTTGCTGAACTGGTGTATATCGGCCGAGTTATTAAAAAGAGTTTCTATATTTTCCATAATCCTCTTCGCCTTTCATTTTTGCCTTATAAAGATAAGATTTGAATACTTATCGTCAAGACGGTGCTGTTGAGATTTTTCAAACCCGATGGCTGTCAGGAAATTTGTTATTTTACTATACCGCTCCGTATCGGATTCAATCAATATACTTTTTACTCTGGGGAGTAATTTCACGGCCCCCTGCAATATCTCATATTCATTACCATCAACATCAAGTTTTATATGATCTATCTGCGGCAAGTTGAATTCCTCCGCAAAATCATCCAGCGAGTAAGAAAGAACGTGCTGGATCCAGTTATCGCCTATTACTGTATTTACAATAGTATTGCAAGATCCGCCTTCGGACGTCTGATTATATGAAAAAGCGTTTATGCGCTTATCGCTGTACAAGGCGATATTAAACGGAATAATACTGGTAAACCTGTTTGCTAGTATGTTTTTCTCCAGCATATAAAAATTAAAAATGGACGGCTCAAAGGCATAAACAAGCCTGCAGTATCTGGATGCTACCAAAGAGTACGCGCCTACGTTGGCCCCGATATCAACAAAAACGTCATTTTTCCCGAACGTTTCTATCCATTTTATGGTCCCCGGTTCCTTGGCGCATGAATTAAGGCGCAGATTATCACACATCAGGATATCGAATTTCGCGTAATCTAATTTATGAATGATTTTAATCTTTTTGATTGTGTCCGCTACAATAGATTTTGACCTGTTTTTTAAAGAATTCCACGATAGCTTCATTCAGATATCCTCCTAAGCAAGTTACTATGCCTTCTCTTTGGTAAAATCCCAAACTGCCTCTTTTCTGGTGATAAAGTAAAAGATTTTCCTCAAAAGACTATAAAGCCTGCGGGAAAACACGCTATCATTTTCTGCCAGACCAATCAATGGATAAAATATTTTGGGTAATTTTAAATACATCTGAAAAGTTTTGAAAATACCGTTCAGCTCTTTTCTGGACACGTCTTTTAAGTTAAGGCAGGAGTCTGTCCTGTAACCGTCCTCGAACTCTCTTTCTTTTGATATATCAAAAATATTTTCTTGAACACACAGGCCTCTAACCTTTGTGCCGCGATAGGGATGTAAAAAGGTAAGCGTGGTAGTCGTAGGGTTGGCCTTCCGGTTTAATTCAATGGTTTCAAATATATTTTTCCTGGTCTCATGCGGTATACCTATGATATTGAAAGATGAGCTGCGCACTTTATATTTATGCGCCAATTTAAAAACATTGATAATATGCTCATCGGAACAACGACGCTCAAAAATCTCTTCCCTTATTTTTGGATTACCGGACTCGAGCCCGACGCAAATATTGCGGCAGCCGGCGTCAACAAGTTTGGCAAACTGTTTCTCTCGGACCAGCTCTGCGTGTAAACTTACATTGAAAGGGATCTTTACGTTCTTTTTATAAAGACGACAGAACTCGTCCAAAACATCCTCTTTGTGCAGAGGAAAAATATCATCTACAAAGAACGCAAAATTAAGATTATATTTTTCCTTGCATTCCGCTATCTCTTTAACCGCCAGATCCGGGCGTTTTATACGATATAGCGCACCCTTGTTTTTATAGATATTGGACAGGGCAAAATTGGCGCAATAAGTACAGCGGAAAAGACAACCGCGCGTGAGAGAAAATATACCCATGCGGTACATCTTACCCCCCAGGGGACGTATTAAATGGCGCTCGTCAAACAAGCTCCAGTCAGGTTGCAGCAAAGAATCCAGATCGATGAGCGACCGCACATCATTACGATAGACTTTCCCATTGTGTTTTATCCATATATTGCCGACGTTTAGGATGTCTTTGCCTTCAGCGAATTTTGAGCACAATTCCGGAACGGCTTCTTCGCCTTCTCCGACGCAGATAGCATCCACGCAATCTTCAGCGATAACTTCCTCGGGAGAAAAAGTGACCGTAGGTCCGCCGAACAAAACAAAGATATTCTTATAGTCCCTCTTTATCGCCCTCGCAAGCTCTAAACCAAAACGGTAATTAGGGTCAACGACGCTGATACCGACGACATCCGGAACGCACTTTTCTATTTTTTTAAAAAGTTCGCCGATAACATCCGCCTCCTGCTCAATAATATTGTATTCAGAGAAGTCGGGATTACGCACCTGCAGAGAATATGCCCTTAATTGATCATCGCTGACGCCGCTACCGCATTTCACAAAAGTCGTGTCAAAAACATCCACCTGATGCCCGGCGGCCTTAAGATAAGAGATTAGATATCCTACCCCCAGCGGCATGCGGGTCGTCATCGTTTTATTGGGATATATAAGTAAAATCTTCATAATCCTTACTTTTTTATTGCCGCGATCCTCACATGTGAACTTAATTGAAAATGCTGCAAATACTCCTGAAGCGAGCGCAGAGACTCTTTGCCTCTATTATCAAAAATATATTTCCAAAAACCGTCGATAGATATACCACGATCTTTCTCGTACTCCCTCTTGACAGTCTCAACGTCAAACCTGCCCGGAGTGCTCACTTCGATTATTTCAAAACCGGCGTTTTTTATCCCGGAGATCATGGCCTCCAGCGACAATATGTTTAACCTGTCGGGGACTATAACGTTAGGAGAGATATCCCTCAAGACTTGATATTCAAACCCGCTTGCAGTAACGGACGTAATGATAAACAGGCCGTTCTTTGCGCAGGAACGATATGCTAAATCAAACAGATCCTTAGGCGAAAAAACCCTTTCTATTATTTCAAAGGCAGCGAAAATGTCCACCTTACCGGCGAATTCTCCGGTGTTTTTTAAAATTTTTGCGTTCTTTAACAACAGATCTTCTTGTTCATAGCACTGCGGCATCAATGAAATGGACGAAGAAAAGACACCGGATTCATTAAGTTCTTTTAGAAAATCCGGATACCTGGTGCCGTAATCTAAAAATATCCCTTTCTTGGAAAGATACTCTCCGACCAAATCGATAAGCCACTGGGTACGATAAGAAAAGACATTTTGTGCGCGCGTTTCCGAAGTTTTTTTGAAAAAAACTTCCCTAAGGAATTTTCCGGAACTGGAATCTTTATAGAAATTCCTCAGCGCTTCTTCGCTGGGACGCGGAGAAGCATACCAGGAACCGCAGATACCGCATACATGATAGGTAAAACCATTTTTAACAAAATGCCTCTCCTCTTTTTTAGACAGGCAACCCGGGCATTTAATATCCGTCAACAGCGATTTATCAGAAAAATATTGTTTTATGTCCTTAACAACCAGCTTCTTGTACTCATTGTAGATATGCTCTGGCCGAATCTCCGATTCTTTTAAATCATCTAAAAATACTACATTTCTCATATTTTCCCCCTTCCGCAAAGATCTGAAACACCGCCGGCATTTATGTTCTTATCATCGGCATATATCCTCTGGACCAGGTCCATTGTCTTTATCGCGTCATCCACCCCGCCATTAGTGATCGGCTTATCCTCTGCCACGCACTCTACAAACTCGCTGATCTCAGCTATCCAGGAGTCGTCGTCATCATAATAAACCATATTTTCCTGAGGATTAGGCATGGGGTAATTATTTTTGTCAAAAATACACCTGGCTATCTTTAATGTCTCCCTGCCATATGTCCGCGTTGAGGAAAGGATCCCGTCTATCTCCAAATACCCTTTTTCCATATATATCTCCAGCAGAAATTTATGCCTCCACTGTGTTGCCGAAGAATGAATCATCGCGGTCTGCCCGGTCCCGGCGTTGCGCAGCAACGCGAAGACATTATCCTCGACTTCCACCTTCCAGTACGAATTACCGACAAAGCTTTTAACCTCATCAAATTCTCCGCAAAAATAACGGAAGAGGTCGAGCATGTGGATCCCCTGGTCTATCAATATACCCCCTCCGGACAGCGCTTTCTTATTGCGCCAATCTAAATCATAACCGGCTCCTCCGGCTTTGCCATATATGCCACGCATCCACATTATATTCCCTAATCTGGCGCTCTTTACAATTGACCTGGCCTCTTTAACACCTTCGTGATAACGGTGGTTAAAACCGAATTTTACCTTTACCGAAGGATTGTTGACGGATGAGCGCTGAATCGCCTTTACATCTTCCAGGGTACAGCCTGGCGGTTTCTCGCTGAACACGTGAATCCCGCGCGATATAGCCTCAACGGCAATCTCCGGTATGTGCCGGTTATAAGAACATATGAACACGATATCCGGTTTTTTATCCAAAACTTTTCTAAAATCATCGAAAAACGGCACGCCCGGCTGCTGCCACACACCGGGGTTGATATCGCACACGCCCGTCAATTCAAGGGCGGGATGGCGATCGACGCATTCATGGCGTATCTTTCCCACCTTGCCGTAGCCGATAATCCCGACCTTATACTTTTTTTTCAATCTGTTCGTCGTCATTTTGTAAAATATTTATCCTGATAAATCTTCTTAAGCATATTGAACATGCGGTTGCCCTCATCGTCAAACTTTTCAGCTCTCTTTATCTGCTGCCAATATTCCTTCGGCATGCGGGCATATAAAGCAAACGTCCTTTGCAGTCCCCTTACCTCTTCTTTGGATAATTGAGGCATATCCAATGACACGTCTACGTTGATAGAGCCGGGGGTAAAACCCTCAGATATAAAGCCCTTTTCAACACAAAGTTTATACAAGGGTGTGCCGTGAAAAGGGGCGAAAGTAGCGGCATTTACAGTATCAAAAACAAGCTGACGGTTCAATCCAATAGTATCAAAAATCAGCTCCCGGGTTTCACCGGGGAATCCTATTATATTATTAACCGTTAAGGGTATTCCGACGTCGGCTATTATCTTCGATGCCTTTATCATCTTATCATTATCGAATCTTTTCTTTAGCACCTTCTTCCGAAACTCATCATTGCCGTGCTCGAGCCCCATGGACATGCGGTGGCACCCCACCTCTTTAAGTTTTTTTATCTTGTATTTAGTAATCACCTCGACTCGTGACTGCATCCAAAAAGGCAGTTTTATATCCGCATAAAAATCGATAAATTCTTCAAACTCATCATCGGTAAGAGTTAAAAAAGTATCGGAAGCAAAATAAACATATTCAGCATTCCATTTCTTTACCAAATACTGCACTTCTTCCTTGATCTTCTTCATGGATTTTTTCCTGAAAAATACTCCGGCATCACTGTCACGATACAGCTGTGAAGTCGACGGAGAATTACAAAAAGTGCAGGAATACGGACATCCCCTGTTAGTTTCTATCGGTATTGTCAAATATACCTTGCCTGCCATGGGGCGGAAAAATCTCTGCTTCTCAAATAAGTCGTAATCGGGAATTGGCAGCCCGTTCAGATCTATGGGCTTTTTTAATTTATTGACTATTATCCTGCCGTCTTTTTTGATGACCAGGTTCTCTACGCCAAAACAATCTTTGCCTTCCGACAAACGCTTGCACACCTCAATCAGGGCGTCTTCTCCTTCACCGCGGCATACCATGCTAATATTTTTGTTTGACAGGATAATTTCCGGCGCAAAAGTAGCGAATACCCCGCCGGCAAGAACAGGGATATCAAATCTTTCAATGGCTTTTATCATGCGAAGAGCGATCGGATATGTGCATTCCAGGATAGAAATGGTAATCAGGTCCGGCTTAAAATCCTGCACTTTTTTGACAAGATCGTCTTCAAAGAGCCCTTCATTAAGCCTTACGTCTCTTTCTCCATAATCAAAAGGACGGACCTGAAGATTTTCCTGCTTGGCATCATCCGATCCCCTCTCTTTTTTGTCGGCATAAAAAGTAGTATCAAACAAGTCCGCTTCAAAACCATTTTGCTTGAGTAAAGCTGTAAATATGCCGATAGAGATCGGCGGCGGATTTAAAAGTTTACCGTTGGGATATAAAAGCAAAGCTTTAAAAGGTTTCATATTTTAAGTTGGTTTTACCCAGCATGCCGTATTTCTCCGGCATCAGGACGTTAAAAGGTATATGTATTATATCTATAACCGGATCGACCGACCTTACAAACTCGTGTATTTGGGCCAGATTACCGGGAGTATCAGTGACTTTTGGAATCAGGGGCACCCTTACGGATACATGTTTCTTTGCCTCATGCAAACGCCTAAAATTATCCAAAATACATCCGTTTGACCTGCCTGTATATTTTTCATGAAGCTCGGGATCGATAAATTTCAGATCAAACAGGAAAAGATCGACAAAAGGCAAAATTTTCATGAAGGCTTCGGGCTCGGAATAACCGCTGGTATCCAAGGCCACGTTTATTCCGTTTTTCTCCGCAAGACTTGCCAATTCACAGGAAAAGTCTATCTGAAACAGCGGTTCGCCCCCGGAAATCGTTACCCCTCCTCCGGACATCTCATAATAACTTTTATCGCTAAGCGCCTGATGAATAATCTCCTCGGCTGGCAATTCCATGCCTGACCATAAAAGCGCTTTCAAACTGCAATTATTGACACACAAACCGCAACGATCGCAATCATCGCTTTTAAAAACAATCTTATCCTGCCAGTCAAAACATTTTTTCGAACAAAGCTCCACGCATCTGCGGCACCCTGCGCAACGCTCGCGCAAAAACAAGACCTCGGAAAACCGCGGGATATTTTCCGGATTATGGCACCAGACACAATTAAGGGGGCAGCCTTTTAAAAAAATCGTGGTACGGATGCCCGGCCCGTCATGCAGGGAAAACTTTTGTACCCTGGTAATAAAACCTTTTGCGCTCATTGCGCCCTCGCTATCACATGGTCCTGCATTTCTTTGCTTAACAAGACAAAGTAGTAAGAAAAACCCCAGACGCGGACGATAAGGTCTTTGTATCTATCGGGATGCTTTTGCGCGTCTAAAAGCTTTTGTTTATCCAAAATATTAATATTTAAAACACACCCCCCTTTTTGGCAAAACACTTTAACCAGAGATATCAGGATGCTCTCAGGATGCTCGATCTCTTTGAAAACCGTAAGCGGCAGATTTAAATGTAAAGTCGACCCAAATACCTGTTCACTTAAATTTAATTTACAAACGGAATTTATCACAGCGGTCGGACCTTTAAGAGCCGTACCGGGAGTAGGTGATATATGCTCCCCCACCAAAGAGCCGAATTCGCGACCGTCAGGCGTTGCGCCGACGCTATACGCCGTATGATTGAATAAATGATTATAAAGCCCCGGCAAGATTGGCCGTCCCGTGCGATCCTTATGCTCCTGCACCCATAAAGCGAATTTTCCGGCGATATCAACTGCCAGTTTATCCACGAAATCGTCATCATTACCGAACTTAGGGGCGCCCTTGCAAAGACCCTGCAAAACGCGATAATCCTGAAAATTATTACGCAGGGCCGAAAGAAGGTCTTCCCGGCAAATATTCTTTTTGTCATAGATTAAATATTTGACCGCCGCTAAGCTATTTACGGCCGTACCCAATGAACCTATGAAAAGCCCGTAAGTGTGATAACAGGACGGGTTTCTATATGGTTCCGTGGCATTTTCCAGAACATCAGGCATTGTTGCGGCGGTGAATAAACGCATGGGGTAAGCATCGCTGTTATAAGGGTCTTTAAGCATGACCCTTATCTGATATTTTATCTGTTTTAAATAAGCCTCATAGAATTCATCGAAGCTTTCCATTTTTAAAAAATCGCCTGTGCTCAGCCCTTTTCTAATAGGCGATCCTACATCAATTGAATCCTGCATCGAAGAATAATACTGCATCTTCTTTTTATCGGGAATATTCTCCGCACCATTAAACAGAACATGTTCGACGGCTTTAACGCAATCTATGTAACGAAACCAGGTCTCTCCGCACCCGTCGAGGATTATTTCAGAACAGCCGTCGTTACAATAGTTATAAGCGATTTTCTCAGGACGGCCGCATAGCTTTAATCCCTTAATAATAAAGTCGTCGTTAAATACGGTACATATGCCCCTGCCGGTAAGCTGCAGGCGAGCAACAAGTTCCAGCAGTCTCGGCGTACTATTCTTGTGTAAACGAACATTAATTTTTGGCTCGATGTATTTGTTGATGATCATGGATTCCAGAATGATGTAGCTGATGTCATTAGTCTGGTCGTTGCCATCTGCATCCTGCCCTGAAAGCATAATATTCTGTAAGGTGTCGCCTACCCCCGATCCGCGTTTTTCAAAACGAAACAAAAGTTCATCCACGATCTTTTTTGCTTCGTGGCAGGTAAGGATATTTCTTCCGACGTCATTCTTATAAAAATGGAAAAGATGCTGATCTGTGCGCCCGACAGTAGAAGTTCCTATCCGGAAGATCACGGCAAACCAGTAAAGCTGACATGCCTCGAGGAACGTCTGTGGGGCCCTTTCAGTCAAAGCAACACAAGTCTTATGGATTTCTTTTAACCCGAGTTTTTGCGCAGCCAAAGAGAATTTTTTCACGATCTCGATCACGGCCGAATAAACCTGTGCTATAAGCAACAGGTATTCCTTCTCATTGCCATTGAATTTTTGGGCATTGTCTAAAGCCTCTTTTTTAATTCCGGCAAATCCCAGAGAAAGAAGCCTGCGCATGCCCAGCGGGTAATGAAAGTTATCATGGTTGCGCGGCCAGACCGGATAAGGGGGAGAAACAAATGGACCGGCCAGATAAGAATCTGGGCCGACGTCTATCCCGATCTTATTAAGCCAGTCGAGATACATCTCATTATCCTTTTTAATAGTTTGGATGACAGTATTTGTTATAGGCATAATATTCCGATTACTAATTAAGCACAAAGGTATCCGCCGTCAACCGGTATTACGGCACCGTTGAGATAGTCGGACATCGGCGAAGATAAGAATATTACAATACCTTTTAGATCCTCGCCCTTCCCCCAGCGTCCCAGCGATATTCTTTGCAAGATCGCGGCGTTGCGTTTTTGATCCTGCTGCAGGGGCAATGTCAAATCCGTAGCCATAAAGCCCGGAGCTACAGCGTTAACATTGATGCCGTATTTGCCCAGTCCGTTGGCGAAGCTTTTAGTCAAGCCGATAATCCCGTGTTTCGACGCGACATAAGACGGCACTCTTAAACCGCCCTGAAAAGAAAGCATGGAGGCCAGATTGATAATCTTTCCGGATCTCTGTTTAATAAATATCTTAGCTGCCACCCTGGATAAATAAAACGGGACGGTTAAATTTATCTTCAGAACATCCTGCCAGTCGGTGTCGCTGAAATCCTCTACTTCACCGCGGCGGCTTATGCCCGCGCTATTAATAAGTATATCTAAACGGGAAAATTCTTTTTTCACCTGATTTACAACCTTCTCGAGGTCTTTCTCGGATGCCTGCAAAAGGTCGACCTTGATCCGTTCGAAAACAACGCCAAGCCTTTTTCCCAGTTTAGGCAAATAGTCGTTTTCCGAGCGATCCAGGGCAACGACATCGGCCCCGGCCTCAAGCAACCCTTCGGCAATTGACCGCCCCAACCCTTTTGAGGTACCGGTTATCAAAACGACTTTCCCCTTCAAACCAAATTTATCCAGCAACTTATTTTTCATAGGTTCCCGTAGCTCCTAAAAAAAGGATCGTTCTCCATGATCTTCGAGACCGCCTCGCGATCCTGCGGAGTATCGATCCCCTTAGTCTTATTGGGAGACAAGATCACCTTAACCTTGATCCCGGTTTCTATAAACCGCATCATGTCATCGGACTCGGCGATCTCCAGAGGCGTTTCTTTCATGGTTAAATACTTCAGCGCTATCTCCCTGGACAAGCCATAAAGTCCCAGCTGCTTGTAATGCCCGCGCGCCTTCCCGTAAGGGATGGGCAGGCGCGAGAAATATAGAGCAAACCCGTTTTGATCAAAAACCACCTTAACATTGTTGTAACTATTTATCTCCTCCTCGCCTTCCAAGATTTCAATAAGGTTAACGCAGAAAATGTCTTTCTCTTCAAGAAATGGTTTTACCAGTAAATCCAGCGTATCCGGGTCAAGCATGGGCTCATCGCCCTGTATGTTCAAAACAACGTCAAAAGCAATGCCGGCCTTATCCAGTTTCTGACAGGCTTCGGCAATGCGATCCGTGCAGCGCGTATGTTTGGAACTTGTCATGATCACCTTTGCGCCAAACGCCAAGGCCTTTTCTTTTATCTCGGTATCACAAGTAGCTATATAAATATCGCTGATATTTTTATTAAGCCTCGCCCGCCGCCAAACATGCTCTATCATGGTCTTGCCGCAGATATCCGCAAGAGGTTTCCCCGGGAAACGGCTTGATCCCATGCGGGCGGGGATCATAGCAATAATTTTCATAGACAACTCCTAATCTCCCTTAAACATTTTTTGGTATATTCGCCCAAAAAGAGAAAATCCACCCCAAAACCTATAAACTTAACCCCCTCCTTTACCCTCTCCTTGACCAAGACGGGCCGCGGCTCCACAACATGCTGGCCCATAAGATAACCAAACTTTTTTGATTTCCGATGGATCTCTTTAAGCGCAGACTTCACTCTGGTATCGGAAAAATCCCCAGGACAGCCCAGCGAAGCGGAAAGGTCATACAGCCCTATGATAAAACCATCCACGCCTTCAACGCTCATGATCTCTTCAAGATTTTCAACGGCTTTAATATGCTCCACCTGTACAATAACAATGCTTTTTTTCTGGTTCCAGTCCCTGTACTTTTTAAAATCAAGGCTATAACCCTGCGCACGGGTGAGCCCTGCCCCTCTTGTGCCAATAGGGGGATATTTCACAGCATTGACACACTTTTGGGCGTCAGCCTTTGAATTAACAAGCGGCACCAAAACACCGTGGGCTCCGGCATCCATAAATCTTTTAATAATATCATGATCATTCTGCCTGACCCGCACCAGTGGGGTTACCCCGCAAAGTTCGACCACCCTGATCAGTTCAGCAGCCTGGGCAAAAGAAAGCTGGCTATGCTCAGTGTCTACGACCAACCAGTCAAAACCTAACTTGGCCATGATCTCGGCAACCGCGCAGTCCGCGAGAGTAATCCATGTGCCTATCGTCACGGCGCCTTTGGCGAGCCTGTTCTTCAGATCCATATCTATCCCTTTCTTAGTTTTTTAAACTCATTCAAAATATCGTTTGCCATGTTTTCTATTATCGTATCCGGTTCGTTTCCGCCGGCAACCCATTTCCTGCAGAATTGGCTTATATCTTTGTGTGCGCAGCTTTTTTCCCCTCTTGCCTTTAAAAAAGCCAGAAGATCCTCATATTTATTACAGCAATTAAATCCGTCTTTAAATATATTTACAACTATACCGGCGGATTGCCAGAAATCCCCGATATCATATATAACGATCTTTCTGTGTCCTTCCGGCAAGAAGTCAAAAAACGCGCTTGTAATCATCGATATTATGAAATCTACGTGCTCTAAATAGCAGACCAGAGGGTCGTCCTCCAGGATGTAAAAATCATTAAACCCGACTTCTCTCATTACACGCCTTATCTTATCCTCATATCGGTACCTGGGGTGCGGTTTGATCAGAAGCGCCGCATTTCCCAGCTCTTTAACGGCCCTTACGACATCGGAGATATTCCTGTATTTTTCAGCGTCAGCCCTGCCTGTTTCCAGGTTCGGGCAGATATATAATATCCTGGTTTTGGACGATACACCCATCTGCCCAATGTTCTTTCTGACATCTTCCAAAAAAACTCTCTTAATGCTTTTTTTCCAGTTTATGTCATAACGCGGATCGCCGAAGACAAGTATCGGCGTATCCTTCTCGATATGTTCGGCGCAATATTTCTGCCTTTCATGTTCATGCGGGACATAGTACCTGTCAAAATTCAGCTGTTTTTGCTCAAGCTCCAGCGGATAACAGGGCAACCCGTTGAATATATCAAAGCTTTTAATACCCAATTCGTCCGATATTTTCTTTATATAATAACTTCCATAGGGATAATCGACATACTTCACAAGGCTTATGGTATCAAAAAATCCAATGGCGGGCGACAGCCCTGTCAACATTTCCCTTATGAATTTTTCTGTCATCTTGAGCTTCAATAATTTCGATCGCAGGCCTATGCATTTGTTTCGGAGGAACGCGCATTTTAAATATTTAAAAAATTCCACAAAGAGGCTTATGGTTCTTAAAATTAGATCTTTTCTCATGAAAAAGGAATAATCCATGACATTAAGTCC harbors:
- a CDS encoding phosphoglycerate dehydrogenase codes for the protein MKQFFGEKILISTSSFAATDTEPLDMLKNAGCEVMDNPYKRRLTKPELLGLLSKGITGLIAGLEILDKEIMSKSRLKVISRCGSGMSNVDLAAAEELGITVCSTPDAPVNSVAELTLAAILSLIRAVPFMDNELHKGRWAKRIGFLLEGKTVVIVGFGRIGRRLSQLLIPFRVRVLVVDPLIKNSDANVTTLSLEKALSEADIISIHSSGNNCIIGKNELRKIKKGAFILNAARGGAVNEDALVKALEEKRIAGAWLDVFEEEPYAGPLIKYPQVMLTPHVGSYTVECRKRMEMEAVKNLIEALRKY
- a CDS encoding Gfo/Idh/MocA family oxidoreductase, whose amino-acid sequence is MTTNRLKKKYKVGIIGYGKVGKIRHECVDRHPALELTGVCDINPGVWQQPGVPFFDDFRKVLDKKPDIVFICSYNRHIPEIAVEAISRGIHVFSEKPPGCTLEDVKAIQRSSVNNPSVKVKFGFNHRYHEGVKEARSIVKSARLGNIMWMRGIYGKAGGAGYDLDWRNKKALSGGGILIDQGIHMLDLFRYFCGEFDEVKSFVGNSYWKVEVEDNVFALLRNAGTGQTAMIHSSATQWRHKFLLEIYMEKGYLEIDGILSSTRTYGRETLKIARCIFDKNNYPMPNPQENMVYYDDDDSWIAEISEFVECVAEDKPITNGGVDDAIKTMDLVQRIYADDKNINAGGVSDLCGRGKI
- a CDS encoding radical SAM protein, whose translation is MKPFKALLLYPNGKLLNPPPISIGIFTALLKQNGFEADLFDTTFYADKKERGSDDAKQENLQVRPFDYGERDVRLNEGLFEDDLVKKVQDFKPDLITISILECTYPIALRMIKAIERFDIPVLAGGVFATFAPEIILSNKNISMVCRGEGEDALIEVCKRLSEGKDCFGVENLVIKKDGRIIVNKLKKPIDLNGLPIPDYDLFEKQRFFRPMAGKVYLTIPIETNRGCPYSCTFCNSPSTSQLYRDSDAGVFFRKKSMKKIKEEVQYLVKKWNAEYVYFASDTFLTLTDDEFEEFIDFYADIKLPFWMQSRVEVITKYKIKKLKEVGCHRMSMGLEHGNDEFRKKVLKKRFDNDKMIKASKIIADVGIPLTVNNIIGFPGETRELIFDTIGLNRQLVFDTVNAATFAPFHGTPLYKLCVEKGFISEGFTPGSINVDVSLDMPQLSKEEVRGLQRTFALYARMPKEYWQQIKRAEKFDDEGNRMFNMLKKIYQDKYFTK
- a CDS encoding FkbM family methyltransferase — translated: MKLSWNSLKNRSKSIVADTIKKIKIIHKLDYAKFDILMCDNLRLNSCAKEPGTIKWIETFGKNDVFVDIGANVGAYSLVASRYCRLVYAFEPSIFNFYMLEKNILANRFTSIIPFNIALYSDKRINAFSYNQTSEGGSCNTIVNTVIGDNWIQHVLSYSLDDFAEEFNLPQIDHIKLDVDGNEYEILQGAVKLLPRVKSILIESDTERYSKITNFLTAIGFEKSQQHRLDDKYSNLIFIRQK
- a CDS encoding radical SAM protein, whose product is MKILLIYPNKTMTTRMPLGVGYLISYLKAAGHQVDVFDTTFVKCGSGVSDDQLRAYSLQVRNPDFSEYNIIEQEADVIGELFKKIEKCVPDVVGISVVDPNYRFGLELARAIKRDYKNIFVLFGGPTVTFSPEEVIAEDCVDAICVGEGEEAVPELCSKFAEGKDILNVGNIWIKHNGKVYRNDVRSLIDLDSLLQPDWSLFDERHLIRPLGGKMYRMGIFSLTRGCLFRCTYCANFALSNIYKNKGALYRIKRPDLAVKEIAECKEKYNLNFAFFVDDIFPLHKEDVLDEFCRLYKKNVKIPFNVSLHAELVREKQFAKLVDAGCRNICVGLESGNPKIREEIFERRCSDEHIINVFKLAHKYKVRSSSFNIIGIPHETRKNIFETIELNRKANPTTTTLTFLHPYRGTKVRGLCVQENIFDISKEREFEDGYRTDSCLNLKDVSRKELNGIFKTFQMYLKLPKIFYPLIGLAENDSVFSRRLYSLLRKIFYFITRKEAVWDFTKEKA
- a CDS encoding SIS domain-containing protein → MENIETLFNNSADIHQFSKGYFRYLCGLMDRLDMGVIEGIVREFDKAHKNRNTVFFIGNGGSASTASHMANDFGLGTRKDEKLPFRAISLTDNVSSITAIANDSGYDNIFIRQLNLYYKRGDKLVAISASGNSPNVVNAARWVKKRGGRVIGLVGFDGGKLKEISDICVHVNTPKGEYGPVEDIHMIMDHLIYTWMWFKKRKG